The following proteins are co-located in the Acidicapsa acidisoli genome:
- a CDS encoding ArsR/SmtB family transcription factor — protein MDRLGTTFAALSDPTRRAMIERLSRGPATVHGLTEPFALSQQMISKHIAYLVRARIVIKTKRGRESICRLRPEAIKTVSDWAISYRQFWEESFDKLDAVVKQMKKEEVRDDKKHGE, from the coding sequence GTGGATAGATTGGGTACAACATTTGCGGCTTTGTCTGATCCCACCCGTAGGGCGATGATCGAACGACTCTCCCGAGGGCCAGCCACCGTGCATGGCTTGACGGAGCCCTTCGCACTCTCGCAGCAGATGATTTCAAAACATATTGCCTATCTGGTGCGGGCGCGGATTGTGATTAAAACGAAACGTGGTCGAGAGAGTATTTGCAGGCTCAGGCCAGAGGCGATAAAGACTGTCAGCGACTGGGCGATCAGCTATCGCCAGTTCTGGGAAGAGAGTTTCGACAAACTGGATGCCGTTGTAAAGCAAATGAAGAAAGAGGAGGTCAGAGATGACAAAAAACACGGTGAATGA
- a CDS encoding SRPBCC family protein translates to MTKNTVNETEPMVITRVFDAPRELVWKAWTDPKYVMQWWGPKGFTAPFCEIDFRVGGKFLLSMRTPDGWEGWNSGEYYEIVPYEKIVSSMYFSDSKGNKIEPEQLEIELEAIDDAHNVILFEDIGNGQTKLTFIGNETMQNAIESGQLEGWAEQLDKLAAVVAGLVQTK, encoded by the coding sequence ATGACAAAAAACACGGTGAATGAAACAGAGCCGATGGTTATCACGAGAGTTTTTGATGCCCCACGCGAATTGGTTTGGAAGGCGTGGACAGACCCGAAATATGTGATGCAGTGGTGGGGGCCGAAGGGTTTCACTGCGCCCTTTTGCGAGATAGATTTTCGCGTGGGAGGAAAATTTCTCCTTAGCATGAGAACGCCGGATGGGTGGGAGGGCTGGAACAGTGGTGAATACTATGAGATTGTTCCGTACGAGAAGATCGTCTCATCGATGTACTTTTCCGATTCGAAGGGAAACAAGATTGAGCCTGAGCAGCTGGAAATAGAGCTTGAGGCAATAGACGACGCGCACAACGTGATTCTTTTCGAGGATATTGGAAACGGCCAGACGAAACTCACTTTCATTGGAAACGAAACCATGCAGAACGCAATCGAGAGCGGGCAACTCGAGGGCTGGGCGGAGCAACTCGATAAACTTGCTGCCGTTGTTGCAGGACTGGTGCAGACGAAATAA